A genomic stretch from Sulfobacillus thermosulfidooxidans includes:
- a CDS encoding LysR family transcriptional regulator: protein MTDEDLHIFRTIAMTGNLSRAALLLQTSQPTISRHLQHLEQELGTTLMDRSSGTIQLTPAGMQVLEFAQRVLGEWEALKQSFNHYEPIRGFIEIASSTVPAKILVLPAVATFLRQYPHIHIHVSIMNSQMVFHALEQDRAAMGFVGLEPLSKSWRSELIGRDEVILVVPNLPQYEKWSTSIPLKDLAQLPFVQRKEGSGTQLTAITALRERGLEQDWRVVCEVDSHEALIETVATGIGVGFASRQIAAMMTNRHVRILSVEGGPILRHLYLIRKQDMDNDSASQLFLQHIMQHDILKSP from the coding sequence ATGACCGATGAGGATCTGCATATTTTTCGCACGATTGCTATGACCGGAAATTTATCCCGTGCGGCCTTGCTGTTGCAAACCAGTCAACCGACGATTTCTCGTCATTTACAACATCTTGAACAGGAATTAGGCACGACATTAATGGATCGGTCTAGCGGTACTATTCAGTTGACCCCGGCAGGAATGCAAGTGCTGGAGTTTGCGCAACGGGTTCTGGGGGAATGGGAGGCCTTAAAGCAATCTTTTAATCACTATGAACCTATTAGGGGATTCATAGAAATCGCCTCCAGTACGGTGCCTGCGAAAATCCTGGTGTTACCGGCGGTAGCAACTTTTCTGCGTCAATATCCTCACATTCACATCCACGTATCCATCATGAATTCCCAGATGGTTTTTCACGCCCTTGAACAGGACCGTGCTGCAATGGGTTTTGTCGGACTTGAACCCCTGTCTAAATCGTGGCGTAGTGAATTGATAGGCCGAGACGAAGTGATATTGGTTGTCCCCAATCTGCCACAATATGAAAAATGGTCGACATCCATTCCCTTAAAAGATCTTGCGCAGCTGCCTTTTGTTCAGCGTAAAGAGGGATCGGGCACTCAACTGACAGCGATTACTGCTTTGAGAGAGCGGGGATTAGAACAGGATTGGCGTGTGGTCTGCGAAGTGGATTCTCATGAAGCCTTGATTGAAACGGTGGCCACGGGTATTGGAGTGGGTTTTGCTTCCCGGCAAATTGCGGCAATGATGACTAATCGCCACGTGAGAATTCTATCCGTGGAAGGAGGGCCGATATTGCGTCATCTATACTTGATTCGCAAACAGGATATGGATAACGATAGTGCGTCACAGTTATTTCTGCAGCATATTATGCAACATGACATCTTGAAAAGCCCTTGA
- a CDS encoding WD40/YVTN/BNR-like repeat-containing protein, with translation MKRGQVLIFGSISLLTLASCGIKHSMSKPLSFQVQPFRLNQTASSIRPVLAHATLSLASVQFFTVQDGEAIGVIGPVDGIFQTTNGGHTWQQIFHHPHITHLNMLNPQDGWLTTCSDTACSNANQLMKTLNGGKTWQLIYQAPSDVSLGAPDFLSATTGYIVETDYKTLTTDLMRTNNEGKNWFPLNSPLNHPGILINAVDFLTAHTGWLLVGHQMGAGAESKSLYSTHDGGQTWQLLASTGSLSMPLSHPPIPLTGYVDGEGAGLLFLSHLVGYLPLIRGPILMTRDGGRQFTPVWSKNFVPGNQIILSISFPSPPTGFVLSSFQGMNMLWRTSNRGKTWSAIYPPVTPNGPIVLTSHMGVGISTQSYQSDLLISHNDGMSWSIQHKFPTLVGTLDFGPHHSLWMTTLKGNLWYSLNQGRTFYHITALPHDRISTLTTSAQSILAAVKTPHGFVPMRFRYPVYSGAKFHWQILHWPVSPQWIAEPRAHDIWALGTNLAQSQASAQFSQSHPSPKAIALYKMQHPLQLFLYHKNTRGQWIRYNLPDTVSTLNPPRGLFFRSPQLGYFWTANKIFVTDNGGRSWNQISFPQSTALSFVNFLSSSEAWMSFDNGSHALFEIP, from the coding sequence ATGAAGCGTGGGCAGGTTCTCATTTTTGGCAGTATCAGTTTACTGACTTTGGCCAGTTGTGGCATCAAACACTCGATGTCTAAACCCTTATCGTTTCAGGTTCAGCCCTTTCGTCTCAATCAAACGGCCTCAAGTATCCGGCCAGTCCTTGCACATGCAACACTGTCCCTAGCCTCAGTGCAATTTTTCACTGTCCAAGACGGCGAAGCCATTGGGGTCATTGGCCCAGTTGACGGGATATTTCAAACCACCAATGGTGGCCATACTTGGCAACAGATTTTTCATCATCCTCATATCACTCACCTCAATATGCTTAATCCTCAAGATGGATGGTTAACCACATGTTCTGATACCGCATGTTCAAATGCCAATCAATTAATGAAAACCTTAAACGGCGGAAAAACCTGGCAACTCATTTATCAGGCTCCTTCTGATGTCAGTTTAGGCGCGCCCGATTTTCTTTCGGCGACCACTGGATACATAGTCGAAACGGATTATAAGACTTTAACAACGGATTTAATGCGCACCAACAACGAAGGAAAAAATTGGTTCCCTCTCAATTCACCACTTAACCATCCAGGCATCCTGATAAATGCCGTGGATTTTCTTACAGCCCATACCGGTTGGCTTTTAGTAGGACACCAAATGGGAGCTGGAGCTGAAAGCAAATCCTTGTATTCCACTCATGATGGAGGTCAAACCTGGCAATTGTTAGCCAGTACAGGATCTTTATCCATGCCGTTATCACATCCCCCTATTCCTTTAACGGGGTATGTAGATGGAGAAGGAGCCGGTCTTCTTTTCCTCAGCCATCTTGTCGGCTATTTGCCATTAATCCGTGGGCCAATCTTGATGACAAGGGATGGAGGACGTCAATTCACACCGGTTTGGTCGAAAAATTTTGTGCCTGGTAATCAAATCATTCTCTCGATATCATTTCCCTCACCCCCAACCGGGTTCGTTCTTTCCTCTTTTCAAGGGATGAATATGTTATGGCGAACCAGCAATAGAGGGAAAACCTGGTCCGCCATTTATCCTCCCGTAACTCCTAATGGACCGATAGTATTGACTTCCCATATGGGCGTAGGCATTAGCACTCAAAGTTACCAATCCGATCTTTTAATCAGCCACAATGACGGCATGTCATGGTCGATACAACACAAATTTCCTACACTAGTGGGAACGCTAGACTTTGGACCTCATCATAGCTTATGGATGACAACTCTTAAGGGCAATTTGTGGTATAGCCTTAATCAGGGACGCACGTTTTATCACATCACGGCTCTACCTCATGACCGCATTAGCACACTCACAACCAGTGCCCAATCGATCTTGGCTGCGGTGAAGACACCGCATGGCTTTGTTCCGATGCGTTTTAGATACCCAGTATATTCTGGCGCAAAATTTCACTGGCAAATTTTGCACTGGCCGGTCAGTCCCCAGTGGATAGCTGAACCTCGTGCCCATGATATTTGGGCATTAGGGACGAACCTGGCGCAGTCCCAAGCGTCGGCACAATTTAGCCAGTCCCATCCCAGTCCCAAAGCGATTGCTCTTTATAAGATGCAGCATCCTTTACAGTTATTTCTCTATCATAAGAATACTCGGGGTCAGTGGATTCGTTACAACCTTCCTGATACTGTATCCACGTTAAATCCGCCACGCGGTCTATTTTTCCGTTCTCCGCAACTGGGATATTTTTGGACTGCCAATAAAATTTTCGTGACAGACAATGGCGGAAGGAGTTGGAATCAAATTTCTTTTCCCCAGAGCACAGCCCTGTCCTTTGTCAATTTCTTATCGTCTTCTGAAGCTTGGATGAGTTTTGACAATGGTTCCCATGCACTATTTGAAATACCTTAA
- the pdo gene encoding protein disulfide oxidoreductase, with product MAYLDEKLQQQVSEFLQDLQDPVQLFIYPGPQAEYFQVFWDISQEVAQLTPLFSVTTLESAPELEPGHETGQSITGPIGILANKDHQQTGIRYVGIPSGLEFGTFLEDIKALSTHHVTLSEKAQETLKQLGQPVHIQVFTTPTCRWCPRAVRLAHDMALVQPQITADLIDSGTFNELAARYDVSSVPKSIFNGHVEILGAVPENDYLKGLLNAALH from the coding sequence ATGGCATATTTAGATGAAAAACTTCAACAACAAGTTTCTGAATTTCTTCAAGACCTCCAAGATCCCGTCCAACTTTTCATTTATCCTGGCCCCCAAGCCGAGTATTTTCAGGTGTTTTGGGATATTTCTCAAGAAGTCGCCCAGCTGACCCCTCTGTTCTCGGTGACTACATTGGAAAGTGCTCCGGAACTAGAACCCGGACATGAGACGGGGCAAAGTATCACGGGTCCTATTGGCATATTGGCCAATAAAGATCATCAGCAAACGGGCATTCGCTATGTCGGAATTCCTAGTGGTCTAGAATTTGGCACGTTTTTAGAAGATATCAAGGCACTTTCCACTCATCATGTGACGCTGAGCGAAAAGGCTCAAGAAACGTTAAAACAACTAGGGCAACCTGTCCATATTCAGGTTTTTACGACGCCGACATGCCGGTGGTGCCCCAGAGCGGTCCGCCTGGCCCATGACATGGCGCTCGTTCAACCGCAAATTACCGCCGACCTCATCGATTCCGGAACCTTCAACGAGCTTGCAGCCCGGTATGACGTCTCTAGTGTGCCGAAATCCATTTTCAATGGTCATGTAGAAATTTTGGGAGCCGTTCCCGAAAATGACTATCTTAAAGGCCTATTGAATGCCGCGTTGCACTAA
- the pdxA gene encoding 4-hydroxythreonine-4-phosphate dehydrogenase PdxA yields MNQLTMRPIRVGITMGDPAGIGPEIITKALTDHSHYEGMIPVIYGDPLVFKETLARTKTSLQLRVIKDPLSAQGLHGTLEIVPTTQVNSTPELGQVNPKAGEMAVQAIGAAIHAALRGEIDAINTAPINKEAVRTAGYHYPGHTEMLAELFSASHVITMFVVGNLRVFFLTRHHPLKDAIELLTVDRVYEGIRQSIQYLVELGFAHPILAVAALNPHAGENGLIGSEEQEILIPAIKKAQHDGLSVEGPIPADAVFYQARMGRYHGVLSLYHDQGHIATKTLDFNGTVSVTLGLPVIRTSVDHGTAFDIAGQGIADAHGQSEALRVAKELTLLKLSRI; encoded by the coding sequence ATGAATCAATTGACAATGCGCCCCATACGGGTAGGCATCACGATGGGCGATCCAGCAGGAATCGGTCCCGAAATTATTACCAAAGCCTTAACCGACCATTCTCATTATGAAGGGATGATTCCTGTGATTTATGGGGATCCCCTGGTTTTTAAAGAAACCTTAGCCCGGACAAAAACTTCGTTGCAATTACGCGTCATCAAAGACCCTCTTTCCGCTCAAGGACTGCACGGGACATTAGAGATTGTGCCGACCACACAGGTGAATTCCACGCCTGAATTAGGCCAAGTGAATCCCAAAGCGGGAGAGATGGCGGTTCAAGCCATTGGCGCCGCTATTCACGCGGCATTACGCGGAGAGATTGATGCAATCAATACCGCACCCATCAACAAAGAAGCGGTACGCACGGCAGGTTACCATTATCCTGGCCACACTGAAATGCTGGCTGAACTATTTTCTGCCTCCCATGTGATAACCATGTTTGTGGTAGGGAATCTTCGCGTATTTTTTTTAACCCGGCATCATCCTCTAAAAGATGCCATTGAGCTTTTAACAGTGGACCGGGTATATGAGGGAATTCGCCAAAGCATCCAATACCTAGTGGAACTCGGATTTGCTCATCCCATTTTAGCCGTTGCTGCGTTAAATCCTCATGCAGGAGAAAACGGGTTAATTGGGTCAGAAGAACAAGAGATCCTCATTCCCGCTATTAAAAAAGCACAACATGACGGTCTTTCGGTGGAGGGTCCCATCCCCGCCGACGCGGTCTTTTATCAAGCCCGCATGGGCCGGTATCATGGGGTCTTATCCCTTTACCATGACCAAGGTCATATTGCCACCAAAACCTTAGATTTTAACGGCACCGTTAGTGTAACATTAGGTTTGCCTGTGATACGAACGTCAGTGGACCACGGTACGGCTTTTGATATTGCGGGACAGGGCATTGCAGATGCTCATGGACAATCCGAAGCGCTCCGGGTCGCCAAGGAATTAACCTTGCTCAAACTCTCTCGTATTTAA
- a CDS encoding four-carbon acid sugar kinase family protein, which produces MAAIAVFADDLTGANASAGALAEGLGRPIRVYHDLPPRPHGPVVLNTQSREDPSRSVLVSKWTRKLWQHGYRHFDKRIDTTLRGPCSLELELLIKALPERPWLAVIAAYPGAGRTTRQGRQYLYGRPLTETLPELTTDVLVDYLFDGDQSVHIVTQQEREIANTTWVKELVKTYSTVIFDAASEGDLCHIGAILDQIRGYLSAPLVTVSSGSILPYYMTSPPTTTAIIMGSPTPTNIRQVNYIQNHHVHSVQCISLENSTDYHRPQSSIVVLHSGLEPLKEMQRQPISQYLAERALTHLSALQDSGWIPERLIVTGGEMAQAFLIKSQALHVNNYRLVAPLVSHGIIEGGIFDHCELITKGGLVGEDNLLYLLSLSPKLVAHKYPIRKMRKKNKRRV; this is translated from the coding sequence ATGGCAGCCATCGCCGTCTTTGCCGATGATTTAACTGGAGCTAATGCTTCGGCCGGTGCGCTTGCTGAGGGTCTCGGCAGACCTATTCGAGTTTATCATGATTTACCACCCCGCCCCCACGGTCCTGTCGTGTTAAATACCCAAAGCCGGGAAGATCCTTCACGGAGTGTGCTAGTATCAAAATGGACTCGGAAATTGTGGCAACACGGTTATCGTCATTTTGATAAACGCATTGACACCACACTACGCGGGCCATGTTCTTTAGAATTGGAACTCCTCATAAAGGCCCTTCCCGAACGTCCCTGGTTGGCGGTTATTGCAGCGTATCCTGGGGCCGGGCGCACCACAAGGCAAGGTCGCCAATATCTTTATGGCCGTCCCTTAACGGAGACTCTACCGGAACTAACAACCGACGTTTTAGTGGACTACCTTTTTGATGGAGACCAAAGTGTGCATATTGTAACACAGCAAGAACGAGAGATAGCGAATACTACATGGGTTAAGGAGCTTGTTAAAACCTATTCCACCGTCATTTTTGATGCCGCTTCGGAAGGCGACCTCTGTCACATTGGCGCTATTCTTGACCAAATTCGCGGTTATCTTTCTGCGCCTCTTGTGACTGTTAGCAGTGGAAGCATTTTGCCCTATTATATGACGAGCCCGCCAACAACCACCGCGATCATCATGGGAAGTCCCACACCCACCAACATTCGTCAAGTCAACTATATCCAAAATCATCATGTTCATTCCGTTCAGTGTATTTCTTTAGAAAACTCGACGGATTATCACCGGCCACAAAGCTCCATTGTTGTCCTACACTCGGGTCTTGAACCCTTAAAGGAGATGCAGCGCCAACCCATCAGTCAATATTTAGCCGAACGAGCCCTGACCCATCTCAGCGCGTTACAAGATAGCGGATGGATTCCTGAACGCTTGATTGTTACCGGCGGAGAAATGGCGCAAGCGTTTCTGATTAAATCCCAAGCACTTCATGTGAATAACTACAGGCTTGTCGCTCCCTTGGTCTCCCACGGCATCATCGAGGGTGGGATATTCGATCACTGCGAACTCATCACCAAAGGTGGACTGGTAGGAGAAGACAACCTCTTATACCTATTATCCTTAAGTCCCAAATTAGTGGCACACAAATATCCAATAAGAAAAATGAGGAAAAAAAACAAAAGGAGAGTTTAA
- a CDS encoding DeoR/GlpR family DNA-binding transcription regulator, with protein MNQELRRARIVDIIMKNSAVKVEDLAQELHASLATIRRDLTYLEKQGQILRTFGGAVSAPSSTELSLQKRALTHLEAKEHIAQAALPLLLASQTVILDAGTTTGRLARLIPSDVSLTVITNGLNILMDLAYQDQIDLIALGGSLRHLNQAFIGDSAIMQLQTYHVDACFLGAFGLDPGVGLTSPTAPQAFLKRKMAEAANKVYILADSSKFSVSFSHVTPLPHGVTVITEKTVDSTIAKKFHDRHWNIVSADELLDAHHEGSA; from the coding sequence ATGAATCAAGAGCTGAGGCGCGCACGCATTGTGGACATCATCATGAAAAATTCGGCAGTCAAAGTTGAGGACCTGGCGCAAGAATTACATGCTTCCCTCGCCACCATTCGCCGCGATTTGACCTATCTAGAAAAGCAAGGGCAGATTCTGCGCACTTTTGGAGGAGCCGTTTCAGCCCCTTCCTCCACTGAATTGAGTTTGCAAAAACGTGCGTTAACCCATCTCGAGGCCAAAGAGCACATTGCCCAAGCAGCCCTCCCGTTATTGTTAGCATCACAAACCGTCATATTAGATGCCGGAACAACCACAGGACGCTTAGCTCGCTTAATTCCCAGCGATGTTTCTCTGACGGTGATCACTAATGGTCTCAATATTCTCATGGATTTAGCCTATCAAGACCAAATTGATTTAATCGCGTTAGGGGGGAGTTTACGCCATCTTAATCAAGCTTTTATTGGTGATAGCGCCATTATGCAGCTTCAAACCTATCACGTGGATGCCTGCTTTTTGGGGGCCTTTGGACTTGATCCCGGGGTAGGTCTCACCTCACCTACAGCACCCCAAGCGTTTCTAAAACGAAAAATGGCGGAGGCAGCTAACAAAGTTTATATTCTCGCAGACAGTAGCAAATTTTCGGTGAGTTTTTCGCATGTTACTCCTTTGCCCCATGGCGTAACCGTGATTACGGAAAAAACCGTCGATAGCACTATCGCCAAAAAATTTCATGATAGGCACTGGAATATTGTCTCAGCCGATGAATTATTAGATGCACATCACGAAGGGTCTGCGTAA
- a CDS encoding MFS transporter has product MTNTANVTSSSGRTRWRRIIPVAFLMYTIAYMDRINVGFGFDGMEKGLHISASTAGLAGGIFFFGYLFLQIPGGYIASKFSAKKFVFASLLVWGVFAVLTGLVQNKTELLIVRFLLGVAEGGVWPATLVLLSHWFPQDERARANMYWMFCLPAAAIIMAPLSGLIVQHLSWRYLFVLEGIPPFIWAIVWWIFIDDSPETASFISPEERAYLQKKFQEDRAAAQDISPSWKKAFSNPKVWLLVGIYFLVQVGFYGFALWLPTVIKNLTKTGFTETGLVTALPYLAALIVMWINANHSDKTGERKAHVALPLIFGGLALLGSTLTTQNIFISLIFLILTEAFMLPYIGVFWTLPPLLVTAEGLGPTMGLINGIGNLGGFFGPFIVGALITATHSTFAGLVTLTGVLIVAGLLVFSLPVHAPRVGKVTTKPVLH; this is encoded by the coding sequence ATGACCAACACGGCTAATGTGACATCATCATCCGGACGCACTCGATGGCGCCGCATTATTCCTGTCGCATTTTTAATGTATACCATCGCCTATATGGACCGGATCAATGTCGGATTTGGTTTTGACGGGATGGAAAAAGGTCTTCATATCTCCGCATCTACCGCAGGACTTGCAGGAGGTATTTTCTTTTTCGGTTATCTCTTTTTGCAGATTCCAGGGGGCTATATCGCTTCAAAATTTAGTGCCAAAAAGTTTGTTTTTGCCTCTTTATTAGTGTGGGGTGTTTTCGCTGTGCTAACGGGTCTCGTTCAAAACAAGACCGAACTGCTTATCGTGCGCTTTTTATTAGGCGTCGCAGAAGGCGGAGTATGGCCTGCAACGCTTGTTCTTCTTTCGCATTGGTTTCCTCAAGATGAAAGAGCTCGAGCCAATATGTACTGGATGTTCTGTTTACCCGCTGCTGCGATTATTATGGCACCGTTATCCGGTCTCATTGTGCAACATCTATCATGGCGTTATCTTTTTGTTTTAGAAGGCATTCCTCCTTTTATCTGGGCTATCGTATGGTGGATCTTTATTGACGACTCTCCTGAAACCGCATCATTTATCAGTCCCGAAGAGCGTGCATACCTCCAAAAGAAATTTCAAGAAGATCGGGCTGCCGCTCAAGATATTTCCCCCAGTTGGAAGAAAGCTTTTAGCAATCCCAAAGTCTGGTTATTAGTGGGAATTTATTTCTTGGTTCAAGTCGGCTTTTATGGGTTTGCTTTATGGCTACCCACCGTCATTAAAAATTTAACCAAGACAGGATTTACCGAAACGGGCCTCGTCACGGCTTTACCTTATTTAGCCGCATTGATTGTGATGTGGATTAATGCCAATCATTCGGATAAAACAGGTGAACGTAAAGCTCATGTTGCCTTACCGCTCATTTTTGGCGGGTTGGCGTTGTTAGGTTCGACGTTGACCACCCAAAATATTTTCATTTCATTAATCTTTTTGATTCTGACTGAAGCGTTTATGTTGCCGTATATTGGTGTTTTTTGGACCCTACCTCCCTTATTAGTCACAGCCGAAGGTCTTGGGCCCACAATGGGGCTTATTAACGGGATTGGCAATCTCGGAGGGTTTTTTGGGCCTTTTATCGTAGGTGCATTAATCACAGCCACCCATTCCACGTTTGCAGGACTTGTCACGTTAACCGGTGTGTTAATTGTGGCCGGACTTTTGGTCTTTTCGTTACCCGTTCATGCCCCCCGTGTAGGTAAAGTCACAACAAAACCTGTTCTCCATTAA
- a CDS encoding class I SAM-dependent methyltransferase → MSYHFSDPEFLREAYGTEEGLMIRIEAQQRYNLQPRNIFDSMTEHAITLVQPQSILDIGAGTGAWYPWIRKYAGTSCLYEAIDQAPGMVKHLETKLKNDPLSKVYIADVATLSYAPESFDWIGMHFMLYHVPNIGSALETAWNLLRPGGLLLTATNGANSYSEMIHYHESAVKTLLLPYWPDSRGDRFSLQNGADFFPLSPKKVELMGGLRFPTLAPYLAYYGSGFCWSGIPIEYHRPEIRSQLLEIMAELVRPHFQNEGYLKLSQTSGYFWIQKHS, encoded by the coding sequence ATGTCCTATCATTTTTCAGATCCTGAATTTCTTCGAGAGGCGTATGGTACCGAAGAAGGTCTCATGATTCGTATTGAGGCTCAACAGCGATATAATCTTCAGCCGCGCAATATTTTTGACTCGATGACGGAACATGCCATAACCCTAGTTCAACCGCAAAGCATACTAGATATTGGCGCCGGAACCGGGGCATGGTACCCATGGATTAGGAAATATGCCGGTACTTCCTGCCTTTATGAAGCTATCGATCAAGCCCCGGGTATGGTAAAGCATCTTGAAACAAAACTGAAAAATGACCCACTTAGTAAAGTTTACATCGCCGACGTGGCCACTCTTTCTTATGCCCCCGAATCTTTTGATTGGATCGGAATGCATTTCATGTTATACCATGTTCCCAATATCGGCAGCGCCTTAGAAACAGCATGGAATCTCTTACGTCCTGGCGGTCTACTATTAACCGCCACGAATGGCGCCAACAGTTATTCTGAAATGATTCATTATCATGAAAGTGCGGTAAAGACATTATTGCTACCCTATTGGCCTGATAGCCGTGGTGATCGGTTTTCTCTACAAAATGGGGCGGATTTTTTCCCGCTCTCCCCCAAGAAAGTTGAATTGATGGGCGGACTTCGTTTTCCGACTTTGGCGCCGTATTTAGCGTATTATGGCTCAGGATTTTGTTGGAGTGGTATCCCCATTGAATATCATCGTCCCGAAATACGTAGCCAATTGCTTGAGATTATGGCTGAATTAGTGCGACCTCATTTTCAAAATGAAGGATATCTCAAATTGTCACAAACCAGCGGATATTTTTGGATACAAAAACATTCATAG
- a CDS encoding GH1 family beta-glucosidase produces the protein MTSLVKRFPANFVWGVATAAYQIEGAVTEDGRGASIWDIFSHTPGKILHGDTGDIACDHYHRMPEDIHLMSQLGIAHYRFSISWPRVFPMGYGQKNSRGLDFYDQLIDQLLQENIEPLVTLYHWDLPQGLQDKGGWMNRDTAFYFRDYAEAVFDKLGDRVHAWITHNEPWVTTVAGHVQGRHAPGLKQAHVARKVAHHLLLSHGLAVEAYRGMGKGRIGITLNLHPVYPASSQEEDLRAQRLHDAFHNTWFLDPVFKGTYPQELDEILPPDDKFIVEGDLNLIRQPLDFLGVNYYAPHRVRWNTEEISHTSLVILPEEPITAMGWPVDAKGLTDLLTRIHHDYGPIPIVITENGAAYDDVVQDGQVHDTSRQHYLEMHWNALAASLDQGVPVEGYYLWSFLDNFEWALGYSKRFGIVYVDYPTQQRIVKDSGLAYSRFLRDFQEYHHR, from the coding sequence ATGACATCATTAGTGAAACGCTTTCCGGCAAACTTTGTTTGGGGGGTCGCCACCGCCGCTTATCAAATTGAGGGGGCTGTGACTGAAGACGGACGAGGAGCCTCTATTTGGGATATATTTTCCCATACGCCAGGTAAAATTCTTCATGGAGATACCGGCGATATTGCTTGCGACCATTATCACCGTATGCCCGAGGATATCCATTTGATGAGCCAATTAGGCATCGCGCATTACCGGTTTTCAATCAGTTGGCCCCGCGTTTTTCCTATGGGATATGGCCAGAAAAATAGTCGGGGTCTAGACTTTTATGATCAATTGATTGACCAGTTATTGCAGGAAAATATTGAGCCCTTAGTAACGTTATATCATTGGGATTTACCTCAAGGCCTTCAAGATAAAGGAGGATGGATGAACCGAGATACGGCCTTTTATTTTAGGGATTATGCCGAGGCAGTATTTGATAAATTAGGCGACCGGGTTCACGCTTGGATTACCCATAATGAACCGTGGGTGACGACTGTCGCAGGGCATGTTCAAGGGCGGCATGCCCCAGGTCTCAAGCAAGCACATGTAGCTCGTAAAGTTGCCCATCATTTGTTGCTTTCTCATGGATTGGCCGTCGAAGCTTACCGCGGCATGGGCAAAGGGCGTATTGGTATTACGTTAAATCTTCATCCCGTTTACCCCGCTTCTTCTCAAGAGGAGGACCTTAGAGCGCAACGACTGCATGATGCATTTCATAATACCTGGTTTTTAGACCCTGTTTTTAAAGGGACGTATCCTCAAGAACTTGATGAAATCTTACCGCCAGACGACAAATTTATTGTGGAGGGTGATCTTAACCTCATTCGGCAGCCTTTAGACTTTTTGGGTGTGAATTACTATGCTCCCCACCGCGTTCGCTGGAATACGGAAGAAATCTCTCATACCTCGTTAGTAATATTACCTGAAGAGCCGATTACCGCGATGGGCTGGCCGGTGGACGCAAAAGGTTTAACGGATCTTCTTACCCGAATCCATCACGATTATGGACCCATTCCCATTGTCATCACGGAGAATGGCGCCGCTTATGATGATGTGGTTCAAGATGGACAGGTTCATGATACCTCGCGTCAACACTATTTAGAGATGCACTGGAATGCTCTAGCGGCTAGTCTTGACCAAGGTGTGCCAGTTGAAGGCTATTATTTGTGGTCATTTTTGGATAATTTCGAATGGGCTTTAGGTTATTCCAAACGCTTTGGTATTGTCTATGTTGATTATCCGACGCAACAACGCATCGTCAAGGATAGCGGTTTGGCCTATAGCCGGTTTCTTCGCGATTTCCAAGAATATCATCATCGTTAA
- a CDS encoding rhodanese-like domain-containing protein, with amino-acid sequence MNLLNLFRHPKNLADLTPDELEVRLNDPDTIIIDVRTPREFQSGHIKGAIPIPLGHESIIASRWPQDAPLIFICKTGHRSQAAAATAFKLGYTNISHLQGSMDRWKREGKPVTK; translated from the coding sequence GTGAATCTGTTGAACCTATTTCGCCATCCCAAGAACCTCGCCGATTTAACTCCTGATGAGCTCGAAGTGCGTTTAAATGATCCGGACACCATCATTATTGATGTGCGCACTCCCCGTGAATTTCAATCAGGGCATATTAAAGGCGCTATCCCTATTCCCCTAGGACATGAAAGCATTATCGCCAGCCGGTGGCCGCAAGATGCTCCTTTGATTTTCATCTGCAAAACAGGGCACAGAAGTCAAGCGGCTGCAGCGACGGCCTTTAAACTGGGTTACACAAATATTTCTCATCTTCAAGGCAGTATGGATCGTTGGAAACGTGAGGGTAAGCCCGTCACTAAATAA
- a CDS encoding zinc ribbon domain-containing protein, producing the protein MMPDWKSLKDKALSAVNNAAQEVDYQLTLTKLRAQVKSDQNRLAEAYQHLGRACHELLVKTGSVSRQSETVAPLLMTIAQCEETLKQSQKSLEDALSVENKTTCPACGAAISQSARFCPSCGNPLT; encoded by the coding sequence ATGATGCCCGACTGGAAGAGCCTGAAAGACAAAGCATTATCAGCGGTTAACAATGCAGCGCAAGAAGTCGACTATCAACTTACGTTGACCAAATTGCGAGCCCAAGTAAAGTCCGATCAAAATAGGTTGGCGGAAGCCTATCAACACTTAGGCAGGGCTTGTCATGAACTTTTAGTGAAAACGGGAAGTGTGAGTCGACAAAGCGAAACAGTTGCACCCCTTCTCATGACCATTGCGCAGTGTGAAGAAACCCTGAAGCAATCCCAAAAATCATTAGAAGATGCATTATCAGTCGAGAACAAAACCACGTGTCCTGCCTGCGGTGCAGCAATCAGTCAATCCGCTCGTTTTTGCCCGAGTTGTGGCAATCCTCTTACCTAA